In Mercenaria mercenaria strain notata unplaced genomic scaffold, MADL_Memer_1 contig_1263, whole genome shotgun sequence, a single genomic region encodes these proteins:
- the LOC128551557 gene encoding uncharacterized protein LOC128551557, translating to MKRFLVIFGQISLLSHFPTILTISLPFSPLWLIESDGTKRGLINQQLKDSQTLDYNVDVLDGTTLGLLILAIVLLWIHGIIFTAFGCMLVKRMLVMRRTPSGLCNKVFIKCVHVSIGLYIIASFVMLTACARFAAIFPMEKISYAFYVTMTIFCYIWLVVLIFICDHICKRRRDENVFHTLVCGLREYNDDFI from the exons ATGAAGAGATTTTTAGTCATATTCGGACAAATTAGTTTGTTGAGTCATTTTCCAACAATTCTGACAATTAGTCTGCCGTTTTCTCCGCTATGGTTGATAGAAAGTGACGGCACCAAAAGAGGATTAATTAATCAACAGTTGAAAGATTCTCAGACACTGGATTACAATGTTGATG tCTTGGATGGAACTACTTTAGGATTGCTTATACTAGCTATCGTGTTACTATGGATACATGGAATAATATTCACAGCATTTGGATGTATGCTTGTAAAGAGAATGCTTGTAATGAGAAGGACCCCTAGCGGACTTTGTAACAAAGTCTTCATAAAATGCGTTCACGTTAGCATAGGATTGTACATCATCGCCA GTTTTGTGATGTTGACAGCATGTGCTAGATTCGCTGCGATCTTCCCAATGGAAAAGATAAGTTATGCTTTCTACGTCACCATGAcgatattttgttatatttggcTTGTG GTTTTGATATTCATTTGCGATCACATCTGCAAAAGAAGGAGAGATGAAAATGTTTTTCACACGCTAGTTTGCGGGCTTCGTGAGTACAACGATGACTTTATATGA